A stretch of DNA from Pseudomonadales bacterium:
GTTGTGCGGCGGAATATTGGTGGCCATGCCGACAGCGATACCCGAACTGCCATTCACCAGCAGATTCGGCACCCGGGTGGGCAGCACCGACGGCATCTTCAGGGTGTCGTCGTAGTTGGGGACGAACTCCACCGTCTCCTTGTCGAGATCCGACAGCAGCTCCGTGGCGAGCTTGGTCATACGGATCTCGGTGTAGCGCATGGCCGCCGGCGGGTCGCCGTCTACGGACCCGAAGTTGCCCTGTCCGTCCACAAGCTGATAACGCATGGCAAAGCTCTGCGCCATCCGCACTGCGGTATCGTAAATGGCCGAGTCACCATGGGGGTGATACTTACCCATGACGTCACCCACCACCCGCGCAGACTTCATATACGGGCGATTGAAGGTGTTGTTGAGCTCGTTCATCGTGAACAGCACCCGCCGGTGCACGGGTTTGAGACCATCCCGTACATCAGGCAGCGCCCGACCGACGATCACGCTCATGGCATAGTCGAGATACGACTGCCGCAGTTCGTCTTCGATGTTTACCGGCAGTATTTCACGACCGCCCGCACCGGTACCCCCGGGAGGGGCAGCCGCTCCGGATCCGCCGGATCCATCGGATGTCCCGGATCCATCGGATCCGGCTTCCGCATCCTGCGCAGATGGGTCGCTCACAGCCTCGCCCGGCTCCTGGTCAGCGTCGATATCAGACATAGTTTCACGGATTGAAAAAGCGCCGAATTTTAACATGAAGCAACCCTCGAAGCATAAGGGCGCGACGCTTTAAAACTCCTGCGATCAGGCTCGCCGGGCATCGAAGGTCGGCTTCCTTCGCTATACTCGCGCGATGTCGAAACAACCTGCAGATCTGGTGGTTGAAGCCCGCTGGCTGATTCCCGTCACCGAACCCTGGGAAATCATTGAGGCGGGTGCAATCGCGGTGGGTGACGGTCGAATCCTCGCCATCGGACCCGCGGCAGCGGTTCTTGACCGATTTCAGCCGGCGCGGCACCTGTCGCTGCCCACCCACACACTGCTGCCCGGCCTGGTCAATGCCCACGGTCATGCCGCCATGTCGCTGCTGCGGGGATTTGCCGAGGATGTGCCGCTGCAGAGCTGGCTGAAGCAAAGAATCTGGCCGCTGGAAGCCCGCTGGGCCGACAGAGCCTTCGTGCGGGACGGCGTGCGCCTGGCGCTGGCTGAGATGATCAGCCGCGGTATCACCTGTTTCTCGGATATGTACTTTTTCCCCGAGACCACTGCAGAAGAAGCCCGTCTGGCCGGTGTGAGAGCTCAGATTGCGTTTCCGGTGATCGAATTCGCCAACGCCTGGAGTGATTCAACGGAAGAAGCGTTTCACAAGGGGTTCGACCTCCACGATCTGTATCGCAACGACCCCCGTATCCGCATCGCGTTCGGCCCGCACTCGGTCTACAGCATCGCCACCGCCGACCTGGACAAGATCCTCACCTTCTCGGAGGAGCTCGACGCGAACGTTCAGATCCATCTCCACGAGAACGCCACCGAGCTCAATGACTGCAGGCGCCTCTTCGGCATGTCGGGTATCGATCATCTGCACGCCCACGATCTGCTGGGTCCTCGACTGCAGGCGGTGCACATGACCCAGATCAGTCCCAGAGAGCTGGAACTGCTGGCGGCATCCAGCGTGCAGATCGTCCACTGCCCGACCTCCAACGCCAAACTCGGCAGCGGCCTGTGTCCAGTGACCGAACTGCTTGCCGCCGGCATCAACGTGTGTCTGGGTACGGACGGCGCGGCATCCAACAACAGCCTCGACATCCTGGGTGAAGCGCGACTCGCCAGTCTGCTCGCCAAGCTCACCCGCACCGATGCAGCCGCATTACCTGCGCGCACTGCGCTGGAGATGGCGACAGTTCGAGGCGCGCGGGCGCTCGGCCTGGCTGCCGAGACCGGCTCACTGCAGGCCGGACTCGCCGCAGACTTTATCGCCGTGGACATGAGCGGCCCCGGCCAGCAGCCACTCTTCGATCCACTCGCACAACTGATACACACGAGCAGTGGCGCTCGGGTGAGTCATGTCTGGGTAGACGGCGAGTGCCTGCTGGAAGACTATGCCCTGACCCGCATGGACACGACCGCCATCCTGGCCAACGCAGCACAATGGCAGCAGAGAATGCAACAGTGAACCCGCAGACCACACAGGATCCACAGCAGCCCGGTTCGACAGCCGGCGGACCCGGCAATGTGGATCCCCAGGAGATCCGCAAATTTGAAGCACTCGCCCATCGCTGGTGGGACCCTGAAGGGGATTTCAAACCACTGCACGACATCAATCCCGCCAGGGTGCGCTACATCGGGGAGCGGTCGGGTCTTGCGAATGCCCGGGTGATCGACGTTGGCTGCGGTGGCGGCATCCTCACCGAATCCCTTGCCGCAGCCGGCGCACACGCCACGGGTGTCGATATGGCTGAGGGCCCGCTCGCGGTAGCCCGTATCCATGCCGCCAGCTCGGAAGCGGACATCGAATACCTGGCGACCACCGCTGAAGCCATTGCCGCCGAGCGCCCTGCCCAGTTCGACGTTGTGACCTGTCTGGAGATGCTGGAGCATGTGCCCGACTTCGCTTCCACCGTGCAGGCCTGTGCCGACCTCTGCGCACCCGGGGGAAATCTGTTTTTCTCGACGATCAACCGCAACCCGAAGGCGTATCTTCTGGCGGTTGTCGGCGCGGAGTATCTGCTGGGTCTGCTGCCCCGCGGCACCCACGACTATACAAAATTCATTCGACCCGCCGAGCTTGCCGGTGCGGTGCGGCGGGCAGGACTCGAGGTCGTGGAAATCATCGGCATGCGTTACAACCCCTTCACCCGCCAGTGTTCGCTGGAGCGGGATGTGGATGTGAACTACCTGCTGCATGCCAGGAAGCCGGGTGCGAATGCCTGACTATCCCGAGTTGAGTGCTGCGAGGCCCGACTGGCGGTATCAGCCCGCCCTCGACTGCCTGCAGGACAAAGTCATCCTGGTGACAGGTGCCGGTGACGGGATTGGTCTGGCGGCGGCAAAAACCTTCGCCTGCCATGGTGCCAATGTCATCCTGCTCGGTCGTACACGCAGTAAGCTCGAAACTGTTTTCGACTGGATTGCCGCTAACACCGCAACCGAACCAGTCATTGTTCCCTGCGACCTTGCCCACCTGGGCGACGCAAACGCCGACGCTCTCGCCGATGCCATCGACGAGACCTTCGGCCGGCTCGACGGACTGCTGCACAATGCTTCGCTGCTCGGCCCGAAAGTGCCGCTGGCCCACTACCAGACCGAGCAGTGGCAGGAAGTCTTCCAGGTGAACGTCCACTCGGTCTTCATCCTGACCCGCGTCCTGCTGCCTCTGCTCGAATTGTCCGAGGCCGCTTCGGTGATCCTGACGTCTTCCAGCGTCGGGCGGACCGCGCGTGCCTACTGGGGCGCCTACGCGGCTTCGAAGTTCGCCGTGGAAGGTCTCACCCAGGTACTGGCAGACGAATACGAACACACCGGCCGCATGCGCTTCAACAGCCTCAATCCCGGGGGGACACGCACCGCCATGCGCCGGCAGGCCTACCCTGCGGAGAACCCGGAACTGGTCCCGACACCGGAGAGACACATGGATCTGTACCTCTATCTGATGTCGGATCTGTCCCGAGGCGTAACCGGTACTCAGTTCGATGCCCGGGACTGGCCTGGCGTCTGATCACCTGTGATTCGCACTTTTTCAGTGCACCTGCCACCGCCAGCCATGCTCATCGCGTCAACATTCCGTCGCTGCGCAGGTCATTCGTCAATCCATTGACGGCGCCCGGACGGGCCGCCACCGCTAAGCGGTTGTTTTTTATACATTCCGTCCGATCTGGCAACTGGCACGATTTTGGCTTTACTTAGGGAACCTCCGAGGCATTGATACTTAATCAGAGGTTCCCTAGCACAGGACGTCCGTTGTCTGACATTTCAGTCCGGCGTCATCACCCGATCAGGATGAACAACGCTGTATGACCTCGATCACCAAACTCAAGACCGCCCAGTCGATTCAGCACTTCGAGCCGGCAGTGGCGTTCAATCTGGTGCTGGCCTTTCACCGTCAGCTGGATCTGGACGCGCTCCTGGGCATGTTCCATTCCCAGGTAACCGCGCTGCTGCAGGCGACGGGTTCGCACTACCGCAACAGTCAGGCCGGTATCGACAGGCTCATCGGCACATCCGGCCGACACACGGCAAGCTACAACCTGACTTATCAGGAAACCCATCTCGGCGAGCTGATCCTGAATTTCAACCGGCGGGTGAACGAGGAGGTGCTCAATACCGCCGAGGATCTGATCGCGCTGGTGATGCCTGCGATACGCAACGCCCTGACCTACCGGGCGGCACTGCAGGGTGCACCCGCACCCGAACTGCACGAACGTTCGACGCAACGCGCCGAGACCAGGCCTGAACGGGGCGACAGCCTGGTGCTGGTGCAGATTGACGGCATGGCTGAGATTCGTGAACGGGATGGAGACGACCGGGCCCAGACCCTGCTCACCAGTGTTCGGGATCAGTTGATAGCCGGTCTGCGGGATGGCGACAGCGTCTTCCAGATCGACGACGCGACGCTGGCCGTGCTGCTGCCCGGCACAGCTTCCACCCAGGCCATCGACGTCGCCAGGAAACTGCGGGTGCTGATCGCCAGTCTGCATCTCAAAGACGGCAAAGTGCCGCAACAACTGACCGCCTGCATGGGAATCGCCGGCGCCGATCGCGCAAGTTCGGCAGAAGCGGTTCTCGACCAGGCCCGTGAGGCCCTGAAGCTGGCCCGGAAAAGCGGACCGAATTCGCTGCGCAGCGCGGTCGCCGAAGCCGGCTAACCGGCAGGAATCTCCGGGTAAGGAATCAGCACCGATTTCCTGCGACCGGCCCGCTCATCGACACGCCGGCTGTGCGCTGCCGGCAACCCGAGACCGAGCATCCGATACAGCGATTCGAGATCGGCGCCACTCATTTCTTCCCACCGGCCTCTGACGATCCGTGCAGGCAGAATTACCGGACCGAAGCGTACACGCTTGAGACGGCTGACCATGAATTCAAGGCTCTCGAAGAGCCTGCGCACTTCACGATTACGGCCTTCACGAAGGGTTACGTGGTACCAGTGATTGGTGCCGGAGCCGGCG
This window harbors:
- a CDS encoding TRZ/ATZ family hydrolase, producing MSKQPADLVVEARWLIPVTEPWEIIEAGAIAVGDGRILAIGPAAAVLDRFQPARHLSLPTHTLLPGLVNAHGHAAMSLLRGFAEDVPLQSWLKQRIWPLEARWADRAFVRDGVRLALAEMISRGITCFSDMYFFPETTAEEARLAGVRAQIAFPVIEFANAWSDSTEEAFHKGFDLHDLYRNDPRIRIAFGPHSVYSIATADLDKILTFSEELDANVQIHLHENATELNDCRRLFGMSGIDHLHAHDLLGPRLQAVHMTQISPRELELLAASSVQIVHCPTSNAKLGSGLCPVTELLAAGINVCLGTDGAASNNSLDILGEARLASLLAKLTRTDAAALPARTALEMATVRGARALGLAAETGSLQAGLAADFIAVDMSGPGQQPLFDPLAQLIHTSSGARVSHVWVDGECLLEDYALTRMDTTAILANAAQWQQRMQQ
- the ubiG gene encoding bifunctional 2-polyprenyl-6-hydroxyphenol methylase/3-demethylubiquinol 3-O-methyltransferase UbiG, which codes for MNPQTTQDPQQPGSTAGGPGNVDPQEIRKFEALAHRWWDPEGDFKPLHDINPARVRYIGERSGLANARVIDVGCGGGILTESLAAAGAHATGVDMAEGPLAVARIHAASSEADIEYLATTAEAIAAERPAQFDVVTCLEMLEHVPDFASTVQACADLCAPGGNLFFSTINRNPKAYLLAVVGAEYLLGLLPRGTHDYTKFIRPAELAGAVRRAGLEVVEIIGMRYNPFTRQCSLERDVDVNYLLHARKPGANA
- a CDS encoding YciK family oxidoreductase, translating into MPDYPELSAARPDWRYQPALDCLQDKVILVTGAGDGIGLAAAKTFACHGANVILLGRTRSKLETVFDWIAANTATEPVIVPCDLAHLGDANADALADAIDETFGRLDGLLHNASLLGPKVPLAHYQTEQWQEVFQVNVHSVFILTRVLLPLLELSEAASVILTSSSVGRTARAYWGAYAASKFAVEGLTQVLADEYEHTGRMRFNSLNPGGTRTAMRRQAYPAENPELVPTPERHMDLYLYLMSDLSRGVTGTQFDARDWPGV
- a CDS encoding diguanylate cyclase, producing the protein MTSITKLKTAQSIQHFEPAVAFNLVLAFHRQLDLDALLGMFHSQVTALLQATGSHYRNSQAGIDRLIGTSGRHTASYNLTYQETHLGELILNFNRRVNEEVLNTAEDLIALVMPAIRNALTYRAALQGAPAPELHERSTQRAETRPERGDSLVLVQIDGMAEIRERDGDDRAQTLLTSVRDQLIAGLRDGDSVFQIDDATLAVLLPGTASTQAIDVARKLRVLIASLHLKDGKVPQQLTACMGIAGADRASSAEAVLDQAREALKLARKSGPNSLRSAVAEAG